The following coding sequences lie in one Leptospira inadai serovar Lyme str. 10 genomic window:
- a CDS encoding helix-turn-helix domain-containing protein, with protein MSKTIYSDEYRRIIDKVRQARISAELTQEDVAQALGIKQSLVSKIESCQRRVDVLELLELSRFLGKPVEFFFYASASGKLKSQSRKTLKAASVKKKKRTR; from the coding sequence TTGAGTAAGACTATATATAGCGACGAATATCGCCGGATCATAGATAAAGTGCGACAAGCACGTATTTCGGCGGAACTGACTCAAGAGGATGTAGCTCAAGCGCTAGGCATAAAGCAATCCTTGGTTTCCAAGATCGAATCCTGTCAAAGACGAGTAGATGTCTTGGAGTTGTTAGAATTAAGTAGGTTTTTAGGCAAGCCTGTGGAATTTTTCTTTTACGCTTCCGCCTCCGGAAAATTGAAAAGTCAAAGCAGAAAGACCTTAAAAGCTGCCTCCGTAAAGAAGAAGAAACGGACGCGGTAG
- a CDS encoding helix-turn-helix domain-containing protein, whose amino-acid sequence MAKTIYTEEYRSFQRLLKRARKEAGYTQVEVANALGEPQSYISKIESGDRRIDVIEFWTFAKLYRKPVDFFFRFDETDRPKKRTLKAAVPKKK is encoded by the coding sequence TTGGCGAAAACAATCTATACTGAGGAATATCGTTCTTTCCAAAGGCTTTTAAAGCGGGCCAGGAAGGAAGCCGGATACACGCAAGTCGAAGTTGCCAATGCTCTCGGCGAGCCGCAATCCTATATATCTAAAATCGAATCGGGCGATCGGAGAATAGACGTGATCGAATTTTGGACGTTCGCCAAATTATACCGAAAACCTGTGGATTTCTTTTTCCGGTTTGACGAGACGGATCGTCCCAAAAAAAGAACCTTAAAAGCCGCAGTTCCGAAAAAGAAGTAG
- a CDS encoding DJ-1/PfpI family protein, which translates to MPQTFSIGMLLFPDLTHLDLTGPHEVFSRIPNTKLSLVAEAVVPILAERGLAILPDLPLQDSPKFDLVFVPGGTGINAVMENEKILSWLTNQAKSAKYITSVCTGSLALAAAGLLDGFSATTHWLSLDILRLFPGINVKEDRIVRDGNRITGGGVTAGIDFALSVAADLNGANIAQEIQLMLEYDPSPPFNTGHPRSAPREILNSVASSRREAQIKRKEIAVRAIERLKS; encoded by the coding sequence ATGCCTCAAACTTTTTCCATCGGTATGCTCCTTTTCCCGGATTTGACTCATCTGGATCTTACGGGACCCCACGAAGTATTTTCTAGAATACCCAATACGAAACTTTCTCTCGTTGCAGAAGCGGTGGTTCCGATTTTGGCCGAGCGGGGACTCGCGATCTTGCCGGACCTTCCCCTTCAAGATTCGCCGAAATTCGACCTAGTTTTCGTTCCGGGTGGAACCGGGATAAATGCCGTCATGGAGAATGAAAAAATCCTTTCTTGGCTTACGAACCAAGCGAAGTCCGCGAAGTACATAACCTCGGTTTGTACGGGTTCTCTGGCGCTGGCGGCTGCCGGACTTCTGGACGGATTTTCCGCTACCACTCATTGGTTGTCGCTGGATATCCTACGGCTCTTTCCCGGTATCAACGTTAAGGAAGACAGAATCGTGCGGGATGGAAATCGTATTACGGGCGGCGGAGTGACTGCCGGAATCGACTTTGCCCTTAGTGTCGCCGCCGATCTGAACGGGGCCAACATCGCACAAGAAATTCAACTCATGCTCGAGTATGACCCCAGTCCTCCTTTTAACACGGGCCATCCAAGATCCGCGCCTAGAGAAATTCTAAATTCTGTCGCATCGAGTCGGAGAGAGGCTCAAATCAAACGAAAGGAAATCGCGGTCCGCGCGATTGAGCGACTCAAATCCTAA
- a CDS encoding HAD-IA family hydrolase, which translates to MQISLNSDRFLFLDVGDTLLTMKKPAGEIYFDVLKNFGLTDANRPSGSLERAFRKAYSELTKEPLPEHRDKFHAHSGGSEGWWRDLLGIFLKEIGSNLDPDPIFLSIFQKFDDPSVWEIDPGFPHLLSFIKKSGYGLGIISNWDHRLRDLLNSVGVLSYFNPIFVSAEFGFEKPSHRIFQAASETVGLPPEKLFYCGDKVELDITPTRELGWTSFHKNEKGDLRHLGELVDLLKGLDGNKNPES; encoded by the coding sequence ATGCAAATATCTTTAAATTCCGATCGATTTCTTTTCCTGGATGTCGGGGACACTCTCCTCACGATGAAAAAACCGGCGGGAGAAATATACTTCGACGTGCTGAAAAATTTCGGGCTTACCGACGCAAATCGGCCCTCGGGTTCTTTGGAGCGGGCGTTTCGCAAGGCTTACTCCGAATTAACGAAGGAGCCTCTTCCCGAACATCGCGATAAATTTCACGCTCATTCCGGAGGAAGCGAAGGTTGGTGGAGGGATTTGCTCGGGATTTTTTTGAAAGAGATCGGCTCGAATTTGGATCCGGATCCGATCTTCCTTTCCATATTCCAAAAATTCGATGATCCGTCCGTTTGGGAAATCGATCCCGGATTTCCGCATTTACTTTCGTTCATAAAGAAATCCGGATATGGACTCGGAATTATTTCGAATTGGGATCACCGTTTGCGGGACTTGTTGAATAGTGTAGGGGTTCTTTCCTATTTTAATCCCATTTTTGTATCCGCCGAATTCGGATTCGAGAAACCGTCCCACCGAATTTTTCAGGCGGCTTCCGAGACGGTCGGTCTACCCCCGGAGAAATTATTCTATTGCGGGGACAAAGTCGAGTTGGACATTACTCCAACAAGGGAATTGGGTTGGACTTCCTTTCATAAGAACGAGAAAGGCGATCTTAGGCATTTAGGAGAACTCGTGGATTTATTAAAGGGTTTAGACGGAAATAAAAACCCGGAAAGTTAG
- a CDS encoding serine hydrolase domain-containing protein, with the protein MRFKIFITIVSLIAFSNCSALAWGWVKLPDGVTWEHPGTLDRTPAEGFPVHFPEEAGMDSKPLVEYSQKLRKEKTEVRSLLILKDGNLIWERYAGGISRNHNHNMYSVTKSMLSLLLGICYSNSCGVNLDESLARAEENLPGILPSELAGKESIRLKDALRMSSGMGWDSFPKKEEIRTDADPLAVAWEPSLSSPPGTKFEYSNGDSQLAAGYLEAKSGKSLYEYAKNTAFSWLGIRGEEWYTASSGRQTGGFGLRLRAIDMAKLGQLYLEGGKWHGKQILRPEWIAWTLEPGVEHRYGLHWWLHEFEGKSTFMATGKGGQFIYVIPHRKIVVVITSAIWDKPSEVLLASVLESVKASVQSRDKLVAREKEEAVLRELKLARKSSLDPKLKDGADETKLAIQPGHQPSHP; encoded by the coding sequence TTGCGTTTTAAGATTTTTATAACGATAGTTTCTCTTATCGCTTTTTCGAATTGTAGCGCCCTTGCTTGGGGATGGGTCAAGCTTCCCGATGGAGTTACTTGGGAACATCCCGGAACATTGGATAGAACTCCGGCAGAGGGATTCCCGGTTCATTTTCCCGAGGAAGCCGGAATGGATTCCAAACCTTTAGTCGAATATTCCCAAAAGTTGAGAAAGGAAAAAACAGAGGTTCGCTCCTTGCTAATTCTCAAAGACGGAAATCTTATTTGGGAAAGATACGCAGGTGGAATATCTCGAAATCATAATCATAATATGTATTCGGTCACCAAGTCCATGCTCTCTCTTTTACTTGGTATTTGCTACAGCAACTCTTGCGGGGTGAATCTGGATGAAAGTTTGGCAAGGGCGGAAGAAAACCTTCCTGGAATTCTTCCATCCGAGCTGGCGGGAAAGGAATCCATCCGATTAAAGGACGCGCTTCGGATGAGTTCGGGAATGGGCTGGGATTCCTTTCCGAAGAAAGAAGAGATTCGAACGGATGCCGATCCGTTAGCAGTCGCTTGGGAACCGTCCTTATCATCGCCACCCGGCACGAAATTCGAATATTCCAACGGAGATTCGCAGCTGGCCGCGGGTTATTTGGAAGCAAAATCGGGTAAGAGCCTATACGAATACGCAAAGAATACCGCTTTTTCCTGGTTAGGAATTCGGGGAGAGGAATGGTATACGGCCTCCTCGGGACGGCAAACCGGAGGATTCGGCCTTAGACTGAGAGCGATCGACATGGCCAAACTGGGGCAACTCTATTTAGAAGGCGGCAAGTGGCACGGAAAACAGATTTTACGTCCTGAATGGATCGCTTGGACTCTGGAGCCGGGTGTAGAGCACCGGTACGGATTGCATTGGTGGCTTCATGAATTCGAGGGGAAGTCGACGTTCATGGCCACCGGAAAGGGCGGACAATTCATCTACGTGATTCCTCATCGAAAAATCGTCGTAGTAATCACTTCCGCGATTTGGGATAAACCCTCCGAGGTCCTTCTTGCATCCGTATTGGAATCGGTCAAAGCTTCCGTACAATCCCGGGATAAACTAGTGGCTCGGGAAAAGGAGGAAGCGGTTCTGAGAGAACTGAAGCTGGCACGTAAATCGTCTTTGGATCCGAAACTGAAGGACGGAGCCGATGAAACCAAATTGGCCATTCAACCGGGGCATCAACCGTCTCACCCGTAA
- a CDS encoding LIC_10730 family protein — translation MSSSFSLKGKRVFLLAAFLFSLSHCFFAVDWSRGAGPKGKERAVLQDVPDTDEANLSHEELKRAGKKPIFKSEEERRLFEVMSAEGGDSKTAKNCTVLYNSCKDKCWKEFPIPSVETVFTAISVDRKRWNCVGTCQNVCNHFDPASSGGSMPNSGKGNYANPNAPRY, via the coding sequence ATGTCTTCCTCATTCTCGCTCAAGGGTAAGAGAGTGTTTCTCCTCGCGGCTTTTCTTTTCTCGCTTTCTCACTGTTTTTTCGCCGTTGATTGGAGCCGAGGTGCGGGGCCGAAAGGAAAAGAAAGAGCCGTCCTACAAGACGTTCCCGATACGGACGAGGCCAATCTTTCGCACGAAGAACTGAAGAGAGCCGGTAAGAAGCCGATCTTTAAGAGCGAAGAGGAAAGGCGATTATTCGAAGTTATGTCCGCTGAAGGCGGCGATTCTAAAACCGCAAAAAATTGCACGGTCCTCTATAATAGCTGCAAAGATAAATGCTGGAAGGAATTTCCGATCCCCAGCGTCGAAACCGTTTTTACCGCGATCAGCGTGGATAGAAAAAGATGGAACTGCGTAGGAACATGCCAGAACGTTTGCAACCACTTTGATCCTGCCTCCTCGGGCGGCTCCATGCCGAACTCGGGAAAGGGAAATTACGCCAATCCGAATGCGCCTAGATATTGA
- the cutA gene encoding divalent-cation tolerance protein CutA, whose amino-acid sequence MSSQEILVFTTLADRDLAEEYIAEMLQQGIIVSGTIFPEVALLYQWEGKLTIDSENKLLLKAKAEHYPAIEEFIMKKHPYLAPEIIRLDVSFGSDKFKSFIKEKIAKGG is encoded by the coding sequence ATGTCATCCCAAGAAATTCTCGTTTTTACTACGCTCGCTGACCGTGATTTGGCCGAAGAGTATATCGCAGAAATGCTCCAACAAGGAATTATCGTCAGCGGCACGATTTTTCCGGAAGTCGCACTTCTTTATCAATGGGAAGGGAAACTAACGATCGATTCGGAAAATAAACTTCTTTTAAAAGCTAAGGCGGAACATTATCCCGCGATCGAAGAATTCATTATGAAAAAACATCCTTATTTGGCTCCCGAAATCATACGCTTGGACGTTAGCTTCGGTTCCGATAAGTTTAAATCTTTTATAAAAGAAAAAATCGCCAAAGGCGGTTGA
- a CDS encoding SBBP repeat-containing protein codes for MRYSNDSVSFIKRIKLLGAGANTNATGISVDFPGNLFGTGYTGASLFGQSDSGGTEDSFLIKFE; via the coding sequence TTGCGATATTCCAATGATTCGGTATCGTTCATAAAGCGGATAAAACTTTTAGGCGCCGGAGCGAATACGAATGCCACCGGTATTTCCGTCGATTTCCCCGGAAACTTGTTTGGAACCGGTTATACCGGCGCTTCCTTATTCGGCCAATCGGATTCCGGCGGAACCGAAGATTCCTTTTTGATCAAATTCGAATAA